A genomic segment from Gracilinanus agilis isolate LMUSP501 chromosome 1, AgileGrace, whole genome shotgun sequence encodes:
- the PDHB gene encoding pyruvate dehydrogenase E1 component subunit beta, mitochondrial isoform X2 — MAAGIVRGGLAGCGQQVTRLLRRRFHRSAPAALQVTVRDALNQGMDEELERDERVFLLGEEVAQYDGAYKVSRGLWKKYGDKRIIDTPISEMGFAGIAVGAAMAGLRPICEFMTFNFSMQAIDQVINSAAKTYYMSAGVAAQHSQCFAAWYGHCPGLKVVSPWSSEDAKGLIKSAIRDDNPVVVLENELMYGVPFEFPDEAQSKDFLVPIGKAKIERQGTHVTLVSHSRPVGHCVEAAAILSKEGVECEVINLRTIRPMDVETIEASVMKTNHLITVEGGWPQFGVGAEICSRIMEGPAFNFLDAPAARVTGADVPMPYAKQLEENCVPQVKDIIFAVKKTLNI, encoded by the exons ATGGCGGCAGGGATAGTGCGAGGTGGGCTTGCCGGCTGCGGGCAGCAG GTGACCCGGCTGCTGAGGAGGCGCTTCCATCGCTCGGCGCCTGCCGCGCTGCAG GTGACGGTCCGAGATGCCCTGAATCAGGGAATGGATGAAGAACTGGAACGGGACGAGAGGGTCTTCTTGCTTGGAGAAGAAGTTGCTCAGTATGATGGGGCTTACAAG GTCAGCAGGGGGCTGTGGAAGAAATATGGGGACAAGAGAATCATCGACACACCGATATCCGAG aTGGGCTTTGCTGGGATTGCTGTTGGGGCAGCTATG GCTGGATTAAGGCCCATTTGTGAATTCATGACCTTCAATTTCTCTATGCAAGCAATTGACCAGGTTATAAACTCAGCTGCCAAGACTTACTACATGTCCG CTGGCGTAGCTGCCCAGCATTCCCAGTGCTTTGCAGCATGGTATGGGCACTGTCCTGGATTAAAAGTAGTCAGTCCTTGGAGTTCAGAGGATGCAAAAGGTCTCATTAAATCAGCAATCCGGGATGATAATCCAG ttgtggtgCTGGAAAATGAGCTGATGTATGGAGTTCCTTTTGAATTTCCAGATGAAGCTCAGTCAAAAGATTTCCTGGTTCCTATTGGAAAAGCTAAAATAGAAAGACAAG GAACCCACGTTACACTGGTTTCCCACTCACGACCTGTTGGCCACTGTGTGGAGGCAGCTGCTATATTATCTAAAGAGGGAGTGGAATGTGAG GTGATCAACCTGCGGACCATCCGACCGATGGACGTGGAGACCATCGAGGCCAGCGTGATGAAGACCAACCATCTCATCACGGTCGAAGGCGGCTGGCCCCAGTTTGGGGTGGGGGCGGAGATCTGCTCGAGGATCATGGAAG GCCCCGCATTTAACTTCCTGGACGCTCCCGCTGCCCGCGTCACGGGGGCCGACGTTCCGATGCCTTACGCGAAGCAGCTGGAGGAGAACTGCGTCCCGCAGGTCAAGGACATCATCTTTGCAGTCAAGAAGACGCTGAACATCTAG
- the PDHB gene encoding pyruvate dehydrogenase E1 component subunit beta, mitochondrial isoform X1: MAAGIVRGGLAGCGQQVTRLLRRRFHRSAPAALQVTVRDALNQGMDEELERDERVFLLGEEVAQYDGAYKVSRGLWKKYGDKRIIDTPISEMGFAGIAVGAAMAGLRPICEFMTFNFSMQAIDQVINSAAKTYYMSGGLQPVPIVFRGPNGASAGVAAQHSQCFAAWYGHCPGLKVVSPWSSEDAKGLIKSAIRDDNPVVVLENELMYGVPFEFPDEAQSKDFLVPIGKAKIERQGTHVTLVSHSRPVGHCVEAAAILSKEGVECEVINLRTIRPMDVETIEASVMKTNHLITVEGGWPQFGVGAEICSRIMEGPAFNFLDAPAARVTGADVPMPYAKQLEENCVPQVKDIIFAVKKTLNI, encoded by the exons ATGGCGGCAGGGATAGTGCGAGGTGGGCTTGCCGGCTGCGGGCAGCAG GTGACCCGGCTGCTGAGGAGGCGCTTCCATCGCTCGGCGCCTGCCGCGCTGCAG GTGACGGTCCGAGATGCCCTGAATCAGGGAATGGATGAAGAACTGGAACGGGACGAGAGGGTCTTCTTGCTTGGAGAAGAAGTTGCTCAGTATGATGGGGCTTACAAG GTCAGCAGGGGGCTGTGGAAGAAATATGGGGACAAGAGAATCATCGACACACCGATATCCGAG aTGGGCTTTGCTGGGATTGCTGTTGGGGCAGCTATG GCTGGATTAAGGCCCATTTGTGAATTCATGACCTTCAATTTCTCTATGCAAGCAATTGACCAGGTTATAAACTCAGCTGCCAAGACTTACTACATGTCCGGTGGGCTTCAGCCTGTGCCCATTGTCTTCAGGGGACCTAATGGTGCTTCAGCTGGCGTAGCTGCCCAGCATTCCCAGTGCTTTGCAGCATGGTATGGGCACTGTCCTGGATTAAAAGTAGTCAGTCCTTGGAGTTCAGAGGATGCAAAAGGTCTCATTAAATCAGCAATCCGGGATGATAATCCAG ttgtggtgCTGGAAAATGAGCTGATGTATGGAGTTCCTTTTGAATTTCCAGATGAAGCTCAGTCAAAAGATTTCCTGGTTCCTATTGGAAAAGCTAAAATAGAAAGACAAG GAACCCACGTTACACTGGTTTCCCACTCACGACCTGTTGGCCACTGTGTGGAGGCAGCTGCTATATTATCTAAAGAGGGAGTGGAATGTGAG GTGATCAACCTGCGGACCATCCGACCGATGGACGTGGAGACCATCGAGGCCAGCGTGATGAAGACCAACCATCTCATCACGGTCGAAGGCGGCTGGCCCCAGTTTGGGGTGGGGGCGGAGATCTGCTCGAGGATCATGGAAG GCCCCGCATTTAACTTCCTGGACGCTCCCGCTGCCCGCGTCACGGGGGCCGACGTTCCGATGCCTTACGCGAAGCAGCTGGAGGAGAACTGCGTCCCGCAGGTCAAGGACATCATCTTTGCAGTCAAGAAGACGCTGAACATCTAG